The following are encoded together in the Pseudomonas sediminis genome:
- a CDS encoding K+/H+ antiporter subunit F: MLENVVFLCMGIHTLAMLLNVARLVEGPSVVDRVLALDTLYINALALIVLFGIWLASDLFFEAALLIAVMGFVGTVAVGKHLLHGDIID, from the coding sequence ATGCTCGAGAACGTAGTCTTTCTGTGCATGGGCATCCACACGCTGGCCATGTTGCTCAATGTCGCGCGTCTGGTCGAAGGGCCAAGCGTGGTGGATCGCGTCCTGGCCCTGGATACCCTGTACATCAACGCGCTGGCGCTGATAGTGCTGTTCGGCATCTGGCTGGCCTCGGACCTGTTCTTCGAAGCCGCACTGCTGATCGCAGTGATGGGCTTCGTCGGTACGGTTGCGGTGGGCAAACACCTGCTGCACGGCGACATCATCGATTAA
- a CDS encoding Na+/H+ antiporter subunit G translates to MPFWLELLICACLILGSLFALVGAIGLYRLPDFFTRLHGPTKATTLGVGGTLIASMLFFAHHTGSLSLHELLITLFLFLTAPVSAHILSKAAMQQKVELSEQTRGQPWDDDH, encoded by the coding sequence ATGCCGTTCTGGCTGGAACTATTGATTTGCGCTTGCCTGATCCTGGGCAGCCTGTTCGCCCTGGTCGGTGCCATCGGGCTGTATCGCCTGCCGGATTTCTTTACCCGTCTGCATGGTCCGACCAAGGCCACCACGCTGGGGGTCGGCGGTACGCTGATCGCCTCGATGCTGTTCTTCGCTCACCACACCGGCAGCCTCAGCCTGCATGAGTTGCTGATCACGCTGTTCCTGTTCCTCACTGCGCCGGTCAGTGCGCACATCCTGTCCAAGGCGGCTATGCAGCAGAAGGTCGAGCTGTCCGAGCAGACCCGTGGTCAGCCGTGGGACGATGATCACTGA
- a CDS encoding monovalent cation/H+ antiporter subunit D, producing the protein MSHAIILPILLPMFFGALLLVGHGWSREVKRGISLIGCLALLPVCLYLVLLAGAGQLQVYALGNWVAPFGIMLLLDRFNAALLLLTSLLACFALVYACRGDDERGPNFHALFQFQLLGINGAFLTADLFNLFVFFEILLISSYALLLHGNRANQVKAGVHYVVLNLLGSSFFLIGVSLLYGLTGTLNMPDLAARVASADVADAPLIKAAAYLLLIVFGLKAAVLPLCFWLPRAYAAAPASVAALFAIMTKVGFYAIVRVFTLVFGEEAGPLANLGHELLWWMALPTIAFGVIGALGARQLQALLAYLVVVSVGTLMAGFAMGNVAALSAALYYMVHSTLISGALFLLAGLVVAQRDSAGGDLQQERVLRQPLVLGCMFFFASISVAGLPPFSGFLGKMLLLRAAEPGWQAWSLWPVILIGGLLTLVALSRAGTSLFWLGHGADASPSKAEPADRISLLAALGLLLASPLLLIAAAPIMAYLEAAAAQLLDLQPYLSIIGGGAA; encoded by the coding sequence ATGAGTCACGCCATCATCCTCCCCATTCTGCTGCCGATGTTTTTCGGCGCGTTGTTGCTGGTCGGCCACGGCTGGTCGCGTGAGGTGAAGCGGGGTATTTCCCTGATCGGCTGCCTGGCGCTGCTGCCGGTGTGTCTGTATCTGGTACTGCTAGCTGGTGCGGGGCAGTTGCAGGTTTATGCGTTGGGCAACTGGGTGGCGCCGTTCGGCATCATGCTGCTGCTCGACCGTTTCAACGCTGCGCTGTTGTTGCTCACCTCATTGCTGGCTTGCTTTGCCCTGGTCTACGCCTGCCGTGGCGATGATGAGCGTGGGCCGAACTTCCATGCGCTGTTCCAGTTCCAGTTGCTGGGCATCAATGGTGCGTTCCTGACCGCCGACCTGTTCAACCTGTTCGTGTTCTTCGAGATCCTGCTGATCTCGTCCTACGCGCTGCTGCTGCATGGCAACCGTGCCAATCAGGTCAAGGCCGGCGTGCATTACGTAGTGCTCAACCTGCTGGGCTCGTCGTTCTTCCTGATCGGCGTCAGCCTGTTGTACGGCCTGACCGGCACCCTGAACATGCCGGACCTGGCAGCGCGCGTAGCCAGCGCCGATGTCGCCGATGCACCGTTGATCAAGGCCGCGGCCTACCTGTTGCTGATCGTCTTCGGCCTCAAGGCTGCCGTGCTGCCGTTGTGTTTCTGGCTGCCACGCGCCTATGCCGCGGCGCCCGCTTCGGTGGCGGCGTTGTTCGCGATCATGACCAAGGTTGGCTTCTACGCCATCGTCCGCGTGTTCACCCTGGTGTTCGGCGAAGAGGCTGGGCCGCTGGCCAACCTAGGCCATGAGCTGCTCTGGTGGATGGCGCTGCCGACCATTGCCTTCGGTGTGATTGGTGCTCTGGGTGCGCGACAGTTGCAGGCGCTGCTGGCGTATCTGGTGGTGGTCTCGGTGGGCACGCTGATGGCTGGCTTCGCCATGGGTAACGTCGCGGCATTGAGTGCTGCGCTTTATTACATGGTGCATAGCACGCTGATCAGCGGTGCTTTGTTCCTGCTGGCCGGCCTGGTGGTCGCCCAGCGTGACAGCGCCGGTGGCGATCTGCAGCAGGAGCGTGTGCTGCGTCAGCCGTTGGTGCTGGGTTGCATGTTCTTCTTTGCCTCCATCTCCGTGGCCGGGTTGCCGCCGTTCTCTGGTTTCCTCGGCAAGATGCTGCTGCTACGCGCGGCCGAGCCAGGCTGGCAGGCCTGGAGCCTGTGGCCGGTGATTCTGATTGGCGGTCTGTTGACCTTGGTTGCGCTGAGCCGCGCCGGTACCAGCCTGTTCTGGCTGGGCCATGGCGCGGATGCGTCGCCGTCGAAAGCCGAGCCGGCTGATCGTATCAGCCTGCTGGCGGCGTTGGGCCTGTTGCTGGCCAGCCCGCTACTGCTGATCGCTGCTGCCCCGATAATGGCGTATCTGGAGGCTGCCGCCGCGCAGTTGCTCGATCTGCAACCCTATCTGTCGATCATTGGCGGAGGTGCGGCATGA
- a CDS encoding Na+/H+ antiporter subunit C, whose product MEAVFAITLGVLAASGVYLLLRARIFPVVMGLTLISYAVNLFIFAMGRLGTGVPAVIGKSAEYGDPLPQALVLTAIVIGFAMTAFVVVLALRGMGELKTDHVDGEEPRA is encoded by the coding sequence ATGGAGGCAGTATTCGCAATTACCCTCGGGGTGTTGGCTGCCAGCGGCGTCTACCTGCTGCTGCGGGCGCGCATTTTCCCGGTGGTGATGGGGCTGACCCTGATCTCCTATGCGGTCAACCTGTTCATCTTCGCCATGGGCCGGCTCGGCACGGGCGTGCCGGCGGTAATCGGCAAGAGCGCCGAGTACGGCGACCCGCTGCCGCAGGCGCTGGTACTGACCGCCATCGTCATTGGCTTCGCCATGACTGCGTTCGTCGTGGTGCTGGCCCTACGTGGCATGGGTGAGCTGAAAACCGATCACGTCGATGGCGAGGAGCCGCGCGCATGA
- a CDS encoding NAD(P)/FAD-dependent oxidoreductase, with amino-acid sequence MLRLTELKLPLDHADDALRPAIVQRLGIADNDLLTFSVFKRSYDARKKYGDMPFIYTIDCEVKDEAALLARLSDDKHVGPAPDIAYKPVGKAETPLDERPIVVGFGPCGIFAALILAQAGLRPIVLERGKEVRQRTKDTWGLWRKNQLNPESNVQFGEGGAGTFSDGKLYSQIKDPHHHGRKVLQEFVKAGAPDEILYVSKPHIGTFRLTGVVATMREEIKALGGEVRFQERVSDLLIEDDQLTGVVLESGEQILSRHVVLALGHSSRDTFRMLHARGVYLEAKPFSVGFRIEHPQSLIDRARLGKYAGHPKLGAADYKLVHHASNGRSVYSFCMCPGGTVVAATSEPERVVTNGMSQYSRNERNANAGIVVGITPEQDYPGGPLAGVELQERLESHAYVLGGRNYEAPGQLVGDFIAGKPSSALGEVQPSYKPGVKLGDLAPSLPDFAIEAIREALPAFGKQIKGFDLADAVLTGIETRTSSPVRITRGDDLQSLNLKGLYPAGEGAGYAGGILSAGVDGIRVAEAVAKDMLGLNS; translated from the coding sequence ATGCTTCGCCTGACCGAACTGAAACTGCCCCTCGACCATGCCGATGATGCCCTGCGCCCGGCTATCGTCCAGCGCCTGGGCATCGCCGACAATGACCTGCTGACCTTCAGCGTGTTCAAGCGCAGCTACGATGCGCGCAAGAAGTACGGCGACATGCCGTTCATCTACACCATCGACTGCGAGGTGAAAGACGAAGCCGCCCTGCTCGCTCGCCTGAGTGATGACAAGCATGTCGGCCCGGCACCGGACATCGCCTACAAACCAGTGGGCAAAGCTGAAACGCCGCTGGACGAACGCCCGATCGTGGTCGGTTTCGGCCCCTGCGGTATCTTCGCCGCGCTGATCCTGGCGCAGGCAGGCCTGCGCCCTATCGTGCTCGAGCGCGGCAAGGAAGTACGCCAACGCACCAAGGACACCTGGGGCCTCTGGCGCAAGAACCAGCTCAACCCGGAGTCCAACGTGCAGTTCGGCGAAGGCGGCGCAGGCACCTTCTCCGACGGCAAGCTGTACAGCCAGATCAAGGACCCGCATCACCACGGGCGCAAGGTGCTGCAGGAGTTCGTCAAGGCTGGCGCGCCGGACGAGATCCTTTACGTCAGCAAGCCGCATATCGGCACCTTCCGCCTGACTGGCGTGGTCGCCACCATGCGTGAAGAGATCAAGGCTCTCGGCGGCGAAGTGCGTTTCCAGGAGCGTGTCAGCGACCTGCTCATCGAAGACGATCAGCTCACCGGCGTAGTGCTGGAAAGTGGCGAGCAGATCCTCAGCCGCCATGTGGTGCTCGCCCTCGGTCACAGCTCACGTGACACCTTCCGCATGCTGCATGCCCGCGGCGTGTACCTGGAAGCCAAGCCCTTCTCGGTCGGCTTCCGCATCGAACACCCGCAGTCGCTGATCGACCGCGCTCGCCTGGGCAAGTACGCCGGCCACCCGAAACTCGGCGCTGCCGATTACAAGCTGGTGCACCACGCCAGCAATGGTCGCTCGGTCTACAGCTTCTGCATGTGCCCGGGCGGTACTGTGGTCGCCGCCACCTCCGAGCCGGAGCGCGTGGTCACCAACGGCATGAGCCAGTATTCGCGCAACGAGCGCAACGCCAACGCCGGCATCGTCGTCGGCATCACCCCCGAACAGGACTACCCGGGCGGCCCACTGGCCGGCGTGGAACTGCAGGAGCGCCTGGAATCGCACGCCTATGTGCTCGGCGGTCGCAACTACGAGGCGCCCGGGCAACTGGTCGGCGACTTCATCGCTGGCAAGCCGTCGAGTGCGCTGGGTGAAGTACAACCCTCCTACAAGCCTGGCGTAAAGCTGGGCGACCTGGCTCCGTCGCTGCCGGATTTCGCCATCGAGGCCATCCGCGAGGCGCTACCGGCCTTCGGCAAGCAGATCAAGGGTTTCGACCTGGCCGATGCGGTACTCACCGGCATCGAAACGCGCACTTCATCGCCGGTGCGCATCACCCGTGGCGATGATCTGCAGAGTCTGAATCTCAAGGGCCTGTATCCGGCCGGGGAAGGCGCCGGCTACGCTGGTGGCATCCTCTCTGCTGGCGTCGACGGCATTCGTGTGGCCGAAGCAGTGGCCAAGGATATGCTTGGGTTGAATAGCTAA
- a CDS encoding Na+/H+ antiporter subunit E, with protein MRRLFPHPRMMLVLTVLWLLLVNTLNLGHILLGLFLGWSIVHLCGDFLLTVPKVRKPLGLLLFIGKVFYDIVVANLQVVKLVLGPKSRLEPAFVEVPVEIEDEFVLSALACIISLTPGTVSAGLSSDHKTLLLHGLNVPDRDELIAEVKSRYEKPLLEIFECSRT; from the coding sequence ATGAGGCGTTTGTTCCCCCACCCGCGGATGATGCTGGTGCTGACAGTGCTCTGGCTGCTGCTGGTCAACACCCTCAACCTGGGGCATATCCTGCTCGGGCTGTTTCTGGGTTGGTCGATCGTGCACCTGTGCGGCGATTTCCTGCTGACCGTGCCGAAAGTGCGCAAGCCCCTGGGTCTGCTGCTGTTCATTGGCAAGGTGTTCTACGACATCGTGGTGGCCAACCTGCAGGTGGTTAAGCTGGTGCTCGGACCGAAATCGCGTCTTGAACCGGCATTCGTCGAGGTACCGGTGGAGATAGAGGACGAGTTCGTCCTGTCGGCCCTGGCCTGCATCATCTCGCTGACGCCTGGCACCGTCTCTGCCGGCCTCAGCTCTGACCACAAGACACTGCTGCTGCACGGGCTCAACGTGCCGGATCGCGACGAGCTGATCGCCGAGGTTAAGAGTCGCTACGAAAAGCCGCTGCTGGAGATTTTCGAATGCTCGAGAACGTAG
- a CDS encoding GNAT family N-acetyltransferase, whose translation MSELVIRQAVAKDIEALCALILEHGPNPWNHLPEVEVRQHLQDIETNATLAVLAEEQGQLLGFVSYRLTQDFAAHQPAARAGQLHGYICEAVVHRDCAGRGLGAHLLTEAVQDLWRRDVCDVYIDRHEENAASAGMMRKAGFSELLTYADPARRPNGSRRSTLCCLRREGL comes from the coding sequence ATGAGCGAGCTGGTCATTCGTCAGGCCGTTGCCAAGGATATCGAAGCGCTCTGCGCGTTGATTCTCGAGCACGGGCCCAATCCCTGGAATCATTTACCTGAAGTCGAAGTTCGCCAACATCTGCAGGATATTGAGACGAACGCGACGCTGGCGGTGTTGGCCGAGGAGCAGGGGCAACTGCTGGGGTTCGTCAGCTATCGTTTGACGCAGGATTTCGCCGCTCATCAACCTGCGGCGCGTGCCGGGCAGTTGCATGGCTATATCTGCGAGGCGGTGGTGCATCGCGACTGCGCGGGTCGCGGACTTGGTGCTCATCTGCTCACGGAGGCGGTGCAGGACTTATGGCGTCGGGACGTGTGCGACGTCTATATCGATCGCCACGAAGAGAATGCCGCATCGGCAGGGATGATGCGCAAGGCCGGTTTCAGTGAGCTGCTGACCTATGCCGACCCGGCGCGTCGTCCGAATGGCTCGCGGCGTTCGACGCTGTGCTGCCTGCGCCGCGAGGGCCTTTGA